A genome region from Sphingomonas anseongensis includes the following:
- a CDS encoding adenylosuccinate synthase encodes MANVTVIGAQWGDEGKGKIVDWLASRADMVVRFQGGHNAGHTLVVEGKTYKLSLLPSGIVTGTPSVVGNGVVLDPWALKSEVERIRDQGIKVTPEILMVAETCPLILPIHRDLDALREDASGAGKIGTTRRGIGPAYEDKVGRRAIRLCDLAHLDDLDPMLDRLCAHHDALRAGFGEPPVDRKRLRADLAEIADFVLPFARPVWRDLDKARRNGKRILFEGAQGVLLDVDHGTYPFVTSSNTVAGTIASGSGTGPAAAGFVLGITKAYTTRVGSGPFPTEQDNEIGREIGERGREFGTVTGRQRRCGWFDAVLVRQAVAVGGITGIALTKLDVLDTLETVKVCTGYKLDGAKLDYLPPHPADQARVEPVYTEIKGWAESTAGARSWADLPARAIKYVRRIEELIRCPVALVSTSPERDDTILVRDPFAG; translated from the coding sequence GTGGCCAATGTCACCGTCATCGGCGCCCAGTGGGGCGACGAAGGCAAGGGCAAGATCGTCGACTGGCTGGCGAGCCGCGCCGACATGGTCGTTCGCTTCCAGGGCGGCCACAACGCCGGTCATACGCTCGTCGTCGAGGGCAAGACCTACAAGCTCTCGCTCCTCCCCAGCGGAATCGTCACGGGCACTCCGTCGGTCGTCGGCAACGGCGTCGTCCTCGACCCCTGGGCGCTGAAGAGCGAGGTCGAGCGGATTCGCGACCAGGGCATCAAGGTCACTCCTGAAATCCTGATGGTCGCGGAAACCTGTCCGCTGATCCTTCCGATCCACCGCGACCTCGACGCATTGCGCGAGGACGCCAGCGGCGCCGGAAAGATCGGCACCACCCGCCGCGGAATCGGCCCGGCCTACGAGGACAAGGTCGGCCGCCGCGCCATTCGCCTGTGCGACCTCGCCCATCTCGACGACCTCGACCCGATGCTTGACCGGCTGTGCGCTCACCACGATGCCCTTCGCGCCGGCTTCGGCGAGCCTCCGGTCGACCGCAAGCGCCTTCGCGCCGACCTGGCCGAGATCGCCGACTTCGTTCTGCCCTTCGCCCGCCCCGTCTGGCGCGACCTCGACAAGGCCCGCCGCAACGGCAAGCGGATCCTCTTCGAAGGCGCCCAGGGCGTGCTGCTCGACGTCGATCACGGCACCTATCCCTTCGTCACCTCGTCCAACACCGTCGCCGGCACCATTGCTTCGGGTAGCGGCACCGGCCCGGCGGCCGCGGGCTTCGTCCTGGGGATCACCAAGGCCTACACCACCCGCGTCGGTTCTGGCCCCTTCCCGACCGAGCAGGACAATGAGATCGGCCGCGAGATCGGCGAGCGCGGGCGCGAGTTCGGCACCGTGACCGGGCGCCAGCGCCGCTGTGGCTGGTTCGATGCCGTGCTCGTCCGGCAGGCGGTCGCCGTCGGCGGCATCACCGGAATCGCTTTGACCAAGCTCGATGTGCTGGACACGCTGGAGACGGTGAAGGTGTGCACCGGCTACAAGCTCGACGGAGCCAAGCTCGATTATCTTCCGCCGCATCCGGCCGACCAGGCTCGGGTCGAGCCGGTCTACACCGAGATCAAGGGTTGGGCGGAGTCCACGGCCGGCGCCCGCAGCTGGGCCGACCTTCCGGCGCGCGCGATCAAATATGTCCGCCGGATCGAGGAGCTGATTCGCTGCCCGGTGGCGTTGGTCTCGACCTCCCCCGAGCGCGACGACACGATTCTCGTCAGGGATCCTTTCGCGGGCTAA
- the serA gene encoding phosphoglycerate dehydrogenase gives MTDTSVRVLISDKMDPKAAAIFRDRGIDVDEKPGLTAAELAEIIGNYDGLAIRSATKVTRAILDASDRLKVVGRAGIGVDNVDIAAATARGVVVMNTPFGNSITTAEHAIALMFALARQLPEADASTQAGKWEKNRFMGVEVTGKTLGLIGAGNIGSIVASRAVGLRMRVAAYDPFLTPERALELGIEKVDLDELLARADFITLHTPLTDQTRNILSRENLAKTKKGVRIVNCARGGLIDEAALKDALDSGHVAGAALDVFESEPAKDCPLFGTPGFISTPHLGASTSEAQVNVAIQVAEQMSDFLLLGGVSNAINMPSLSAEEAPRLRPYMALAEKLGKLVGQVVGEDVRSVDVEVEGAAAELNMKPITGAVLAGLMGTYSQSVNMVNAPVLAKERGLDLREIRHDREGDYHTLVAVNAGTEAGPKRVEGTLFGNRAPRLVKIFDIPVEAELDGQMIYIVNTDEPGFIGALGTTLGAHKVNIATFNLGRRSEGGEAVALVAVDDPITPELSDELKRLPGVLEVVPLSF, from the coding sequence GTGACCGACACCAGTGTCCGAGTCCTCATCTCCGACAAGATGGACCCGAAGGCGGCGGCGATCTTCCGCGACCGCGGGATCGACGTCGACGAGAAGCCGGGCCTGACGGCGGCCGAGCTCGCCGAGATCATCGGCAACTATGACGGCCTCGCCATCCGGTCGGCGACGAAGGTCACGCGCGCGATCCTCGACGCGAGCGACCGGCTAAAGGTCGTCGGGCGCGCCGGAATCGGCGTCGACAATGTGGATATCGCCGCGGCCACCGCGCGCGGCGTCGTCGTCATGAACACCCCGTTCGGAAACTCAATCACCACCGCCGAGCATGCCATCGCGCTGATGTTCGCGCTCGCGAGGCAGCTGCCCGAGGCCGATGCGTCCACCCAGGCGGGGAAGTGGGAGAAGAACCGCTTCATGGGAGTCGAGGTCACCGGCAAGACGCTGGGCCTGATCGGCGCCGGCAATATCGGCTCGATCGTCGCCAGCCGCGCGGTGGGCCTCAGGATGCGCGTCGCCGCTTACGACCCTTTCCTGACTCCAGAGCGGGCGCTGGAGCTGGGGATCGAGAAGGTCGACCTCGACGAGCTTCTTGCCCGCGCCGACTTCATCACGCTCCACACCCCGCTGACCGACCAGACCCGCAACATCCTGTCGCGCGAGAACCTGGCGAAGACGAAGAAGGGCGTGCGGATCGTCAACTGCGCGCGCGGCGGGCTGATCGACGAAGCGGCGCTGAAGGACGCGCTGGACAGCGGCCACGTCGCGGGTGCCGCCCTCGATGTCTTCGAAAGCGAACCGGCAAAAGACTGCCCCTTGTTCGGCACTCCCGGCTTCATTTCCACCCCGCACCTCGGAGCCTCGACGAGCGAGGCGCAGGTCAATGTCGCGATCCAGGTCGCCGAGCAGATGAGCGACTTCCTGCTCCTGGGCGGCGTCAGCAATGCGATCAACATGCCGTCGCTTTCCGCCGAGGAAGCGCCGCGGCTGCGCCCCTACATGGCGCTCGCCGAAAAGCTCGGGAAGCTTGTCGGGCAGGTCGTCGGCGAAGACGTCCGGTCGGTCGACGTCGAGGTCGAGGGGGCCGCTGCCGAGCTCAACATGAAGCCAATCACCGGCGCCGTCCTCGCCGGGCTGATGGGCACCTACAGCCAATCGGTGAACATGGTGAATGCGCCGGTGCTGGCGAAGGAGCGCGGGCTCGACCTGCGCGAAATCCGCCACGACCGCGAGGGCGACTATCACACGCTGGTCGCCGTGAATGCCGGCACCGAAGCCGGCCCGAAGCGGGTGGAGGGCACTTTGTTCGGCAACCGCGCCCCGCGGCTGGTGAAGATCTTCGACATCCCGGTCGAGGCGGAGCTGGACGGGCAGATGATCTACATCGTCAACACCGATGAGCCCGGCTTCATCGGAGCGCTCGGCACCACGCTCGGCGCCCACAAGGTCAATATCGCGACCTTCAACCTCGGCCGTCGGAGCGAGGGCGGAGAAGCCGTCGCTCTGGTCGCCGTCGACGACCCGATCACTCCGGAGCTGAGCGACGAGCTCAAGCGGCTTCCGGGCGTGCTCGAGGTCGTTCCACTGAGCTTCTAA
- a CDS encoding phosphoserine transaminase: MTTEPARKPAHPSFSSGPCPKPPGWSLDSIDTRVLGRSHRSALGKARLEEAIERTRALLRLPDGYRLGIVPASDTGAMEMAIWSLLGPRPVTMLAWESFGAGWVTDVAKQLKLDAEIRTADYGQICDLGGIDPACDLVFTWNGTTSGVRVPDADWITADRAGLSICDATSAAFAQDIDWPKIDVGTFSWQKALGGEAAHGMLVLSPRAVERLESAPAPRPLPKIFRLTKGGRLIEGIFKGETINTPSMLAVEDWLVALDWAEGIGGLEALIARADANAAALDRWVQSSAWIEHLAADPTIRSNTSVCLQFADRSDAEANKARQKAIVRLLEGEEAAFDIGAYRDAPPGLRIWCGATVETDDIEALTPWLDWAWEKTK, encoded by the coding sequence TTGACCACTGAACCGGCGCGCAAACCCGCGCACCCAAGCTTTTCTTCCGGCCCCTGCCCGAAGCCGCCCGGCTGGTCGCTGGACAGCATCGACACTCGAGTCCTCGGCCGATCGCACCGCTCTGCGCTCGGCAAGGCGAGGCTCGAGGAAGCCATAGAGCGGACCCGCGCGCTCCTCCGGCTGCCCGACGGTTACCGCCTCGGCATCGTCCCCGCGTCCGACACCGGAGCGATGGAAATGGCGATCTGGTCCCTTCTCGGCCCGCGCCCGGTGACGATGCTCGCCTGGGAGAGCTTCGGCGCAGGCTGGGTGACCGACGTCGCCAAACAGCTCAAGCTCGACGCCGAGATCCGGACTGCCGACTATGGCCAGATCTGCGATCTCGGCGGAATCGATCCCGCATGCGACCTCGTCTTCACCTGGAACGGAACGACCAGCGGAGTCCGCGTCCCCGACGCCGACTGGATCACGGCGGACCGAGCGGGTCTCTCCATCTGCGACGCGACCTCCGCAGCCTTCGCCCAGGACATCGACTGGCCCAAGATCGATGTCGGCACCTTCAGCTGGCAGAAGGCGCTGGGCGGCGAGGCGGCGCATGGAATGCTCGTCCTCTCGCCGCGCGCGGTCGAGCGCCTGGAAAGCGCACCCGCTCCGCGCCCGCTCCCGAAGATCTTCCGCCTCACCAAAGGCGGAAGGCTGATCGAGGGAATCTTCAAGGGCGAGACGATCAACACGCCCTCGATGCTCGCCGTCGAGGACTGGCTCGTTGCGCTCGACTGGGCCGAGGGCATCGGCGGGCTCGAGGCGTTGATCGCCCGGGCCGACGCCAACGCGGCAGCGCTCGACCGCTGGGTGCAATCTTCCGCATGGATCGAGCATCTCGCGGCTGACCCAACGATCCGCTCCAACACCTCCGTCTGCCTCCAATTCGCCGACCGCTCCGATGCGGAGGCGAACAAGGCGCGCCAGAAAGCGATCGTGAGGCTGCTCGAAGGCGAGGAAGCGGCGTTCGACATCGGCGCCTATCGCGACGCTCCGCCGGGCTTGCGGATCTGGTGCGGAGCGACGGTCGAAACTGACGACATCGAGGCGCTGACCCCGTGGCTCGACTGGGCATGGGAGAAGACCAAGTGA
- a CDS encoding M23 family metallopeptidase gives MAQVLAMARVFSDREFFFHDGQRLRRFRISAPVQAFFFFLSLVLVGWSGYSAAQLLVGHAADKAMVTPYAAQLKQLAAETDRRVQLVEERQMALAAALADQNVDPATLRRLGFYPAPEGTGAVGGPFDSGKADPTFKQLFNSWKKLDTLAGGAIAIPSDKPIQTAEFTSGFGSRSDPFRHGAAFHPGIDLAAPSGTPVYATADGTVLRAGWNNGGYGNLIEIDHGRGIITRYGHLSAIQISAGAHVTRGQQIGRVGSTGRSTGNHLHYEVRIDNSPVNPIPFMRSTDYLMAMKRAGNNASMDAVALGGPAGGK, from the coding sequence ATGGCGCAGGTGCTGGCAATGGCGCGGGTCTTCAGCGATCGCGAATTCTTCTTTCATGATGGTCAGCGCCTTCGCCGCTTCCGAATCTCCGCTCCGGTCCAGGCTTTCTTCTTCTTCCTCTCGCTCGTCCTCGTCGGCTGGTCGGGCTATTCGGCCGCCCAGCTCCTGGTCGGCCACGCCGCCGACAAGGCGATGGTCACGCCCTACGCCGCACAGCTGAAGCAGCTGGCTGCCGAGACCGACCGGCGCGTTCAGCTCGTCGAGGAGCGGCAGATGGCGCTCGCGGCAGCGCTCGCCGACCAGAACGTCGATCCCGCAACGCTGCGGCGCCTCGGCTTCTATCCGGCGCCCGAGGGCACCGGCGCGGTCGGCGGACCGTTCGACAGCGGCAAGGCCGATCCCACTTTCAAGCAATTGTTCAACAGCTGGAAGAAGCTCGACACGCTCGCCGGCGGAGCGATCGCAATTCCTTCCGACAAGCCAATCCAGACCGCAGAGTTCACCAGCGGCTTCGGGTCGCGCAGCGACCCCTTCCGCCACGGCGCAGCCTTCCACCCGGGAATCGACCTTGCGGCGCCCTCGGGCACCCCGGTCTATGCGACTGCGGACGGAACCGTGCTTCGCGCCGGATGGAACAACGGCGGCTACGGCAATCTGATCGAGATCGATCACGGCCGCGGAATCATCACCCGCTACGGCCACCTCTCGGCAATTCAGATCTCCGCCGGTGCGCATGTCACCCGCGGCCAGCAGATCGGACGCGTCGGATCGACCGGCCGTTCGACCGGAAACCACCTCCACTACGAGGTCCGGATCGACAACAGCCCGGTCAACCCGATCCCCTTCATGCGCTCCACCGATTACCTGATGGCGATGAAGCGGGCCGGCAACAATGCGTCGATGGACGCGGTCGCGCTCGGCGGACCGGCCGGCGGCAAATAA
- a CDS encoding HesB/IscA family protein yields the protein MTEPEISLTKNAARRVAAIAERKNAPAILRLAVDGGGCAGFTYSFELADAPEAEDEIAETDGVKLVVDPASLELVRGSAVDFVEDLGGAAFKVTNPNAQSGCGCGSSFSV from the coding sequence GTGACCGAGCCTGAAATCAGCCTGACGAAGAATGCCGCGCGCCGGGTCGCGGCGATCGCCGAGCGCAAGAACGCGCCCGCGATCCTCCGCCTCGCAGTCGATGGCGGCGGTTGCGCCGGATTCACCTACAGCTTCGAGCTCGCCGACGCCCCCGAAGCGGAGGACGAGATCGCCGAAACCGACGGCGTGAAGCTGGTCGTCGATCCCGCTAGCCTGGAGCTGGTGCGCGGCTCGGCCGTCGATTTCGTCGAGGACCTCGGCGGCGCCGCGTTCAAGGTCACCAACCCCAACGCGCAATCGGGCTGCGGCTGCGGCTCGAGCTTTTCGGTTTAG
- the xth gene encoding exodeoxyribonuclease III — MKIASYNLNGIRARLPRLIEWLEREKPEVVCLQELKCADESLPIADIEAAGYGAVWHGQKGFNGVAVLAREDSPKLRRTGLPGDPDDTHSRYIEAEVGDVIVASIYLPNGNPVGTEKFDYKIRWMERLEARAAELLAEERAVVLAGDWNVVPEDRDVFSTRATQHDAVMQPEARQAWRRIVHQGWTDSLRAMHPDEPKLYTFWDYTAGCWQRDLGFRLDHLLCSPEAADRLRAAGVDKWARAQEKASDHAPTWVELR, encoded by the coding sequence GTGAAGATCGCCTCCTACAACCTCAACGGAATCCGGGCGCGGCTGCCGCGGCTGATCGAATGGCTCGAGCGTGAGAAGCCGGAGGTCGTCTGCCTCCAGGAACTCAAATGCGCGGACGAATCGCTGCCGATCGCAGACATCGAGGCGGCAGGCTACGGCGCCGTCTGGCACGGGCAGAAGGGCTTCAACGGCGTGGCCGTCCTGGCCCGCGAGGATAGTCCCAAGCTGAGGCGGACCGGCCTTCCGGGTGATCCTGACGATACGCACAGCCGCTACATCGAGGCGGAGGTGGGCGATGTGATCGTCGCGTCCATCTACCTGCCCAACGGCAATCCCGTCGGCACCGAGAAGTTCGATTACAAGATCCGCTGGATGGAACGTCTGGAGGCCCGGGCGGCGGAGCTTCTCGCGGAAGAGCGCGCGGTGGTGCTTGCCGGCGACTGGAACGTCGTTCCCGAGGATCGCGACGTCTTCTCGACGCGGGCAACCCAGCATGACGCGGTGATGCAGCCGGAGGCGCGGCAGGCGTGGCGCCGGATCGTCCACCAGGGCTGGACAGATTCCCTCCGCGCCATGCATCCCGACGAGCCTAAGCTCTACACCTTCTGGGACTACACCGCCGGCTGCTGGCAGCGCGACCTGGGATTTAGGCTCGACCATCTGCTTTGCTCGCCCGAGGCGGCGGATCGGCTGCGGGCCGCCGGCGTCGACAAATGGGCGCGGGCGCAGGAGAAAGCGTCCGACCACGCCCCGACCTGGGTGGAGCTTCGCTAG
- a CDS encoding ATP-binding protein has protein sequence MGALLEALTEAALIAEGGRITGANKAARALLGKSIEGATLDQVIAHPAALEALNRAGSDDQSVELTGLGKSRRHWLMRVAPLEGSTRLIRFVDRSEARAAEQMRVDFVANASHELRTPLATLIGYTETLREQSDEVDPATRDRFLSVVHDEALRMQRVVEDLISLSRIEAEKFTTPTDAVALEPLIDRALESERRTAQKRGSELVRDVAERLPPVAGDSGQILQLLDNLLSNALRYGEPGTPVTVSARTDGSMVRLSVSDCGDGIAPEHIARVTERFYRVDTSRSRSLGGTGLGLSIVKHIVERHRGRLSIDSIVGKGTTIHVLLPIAVS, from the coding sequence ATGGGTGCGCTGCTGGAAGCGCTGACCGAGGCGGCGCTGATCGCCGAGGGCGGCCGGATCACGGGCGCGAACAAGGCTGCGCGCGCGCTTCTCGGCAAGTCAATCGAAGGTGCGACCCTCGACCAGGTGATCGCCCACCCCGCCGCGCTCGAGGCGCTCAACCGCGCCGGCAGCGACGACCAGAGCGTCGAGCTGACCGGCCTCGGCAAGTCCCGTCGGCACTGGCTGATGCGGGTGGCGCCGCTCGAAGGCAGCACCCGCTTGATCCGCTTTGTCGACCGAAGCGAGGCTCGAGCGGCCGAGCAGATGCGGGTCGATTTCGTCGCCAACGCAAGCCACGAGCTTCGAACTCCGCTGGCGACGCTGATCGGCTATACCGAGACGCTTCGCGAGCAATCGGACGAGGTTGACCCCGCCACTCGCGATCGCTTCCTGTCGGTCGTCCACGACGAAGCCCTGCGGATGCAGCGGGTGGTGGAAGATTTGATCTCGCTTTCGCGGATCGAGGCGGAAAAGTTCACGACGCCGACCGATGCCGTCGCCCTCGAGCCGCTGATAGACCGCGCGCTGGAGAGCGAGCGGCGGACGGCACAGAAACGTGGCTCGGAGCTCGTCCGCGACGTTGCGGAGAGGCTACCGCCGGTCGCCGGCGATTCCGGACAGATCCTTCAGCTGCTCGACAACCTCCTGTCCAACGCGCTTCGCTACGGCGAGCCAGGGACGCCGGTGACCGTTTCCGCCCGGACCGACGGATCGATGGTTCGGCTGTCGGTGTCGGATTGCGGCGACGGAATCGCGCCCGAGCACATCGCGCGAGTTACCGAGCGATTCTATCGAGTCGACACCAGCCGAAGCCGATCGCTCGGCGGCACCGGGCTGGGCCTGTCGATCGTCAAGCATATCGTCGAGCGCCACCGTGGCCGCCTGTCGATCGACAGCATCGTGGGTAAAGGCACGACCATCCACGTGCTCCTGCCAATCGCGGTTTCATAA
- the phoB gene encoding phosphate regulon transcriptional regulator PhoB, with translation MLLLVEDDRALADLLIWHFEREGYEIVRTADGDEALVLAEERVPDLVILDWMIEGVSGIEVCRRLRRRESTAAVPIIMLTARGEESDRIRGLETGADDYVTKPFSPRELLARVGAVLRRVRPALAGEQLSYADLELDVNSHRVRRAGKPVQLGPTEFRLLRHLMENPGRVFSRERLLDSVWSHDSDIDARTVDVHVRRLRKALNEGGLPDLIRTVRSAGYSLDSAG, from the coding sequence ATGCTCCTGCTGGTCGAAGACGACCGGGCGCTTGCCGACCTCCTCATCTGGCACTTCGAGCGCGAAGGTTATGAGATCGTCCGGACCGCCGATGGCGACGAGGCGCTGGTCCTGGCCGAGGAGCGGGTCCCCGACCTCGTGATCCTCGACTGGATGATCGAGGGAGTCAGCGGGATCGAAGTGTGCCGCCGTCTCCGCCGCAGGGAATCGACGGCGGCGGTCCCGATCATCATGCTCACGGCTCGCGGCGAGGAGAGTGATCGGATCCGCGGGCTCGAGACCGGCGCCGACGATTATGTGACCAAGCCGTTCAGCCCGCGCGAGCTGCTGGCGCGCGTGGGCGCGGTGCTTCGCAGGGTGCGACCCGCGCTCGCGGGCGAGCAGCTTTCTTATGCCGACCTGGAGCTGGACGTGAATTCGCACCGCGTGCGGCGCGCCGGAAAGCCGGTGCAACTCGGGCCTACCGAGTTCCGGTTGCTTCGCCATTTGATGGAAAACCCCGGCCGAGTCTTCTCGCGCGAGCGATTGCTCGATTCGGTCTGGAGCCACGATTCCGACATCGACGCGCGGACCGTCGACGTCCATGTCAGGCGCCTTCGCAAGGCGCTCAACGAGGGCGGCCTTCCCGACCTGATCCGCACCGTCCGCTCCGCCGGCTATTCGCTCGACTCCGCCGGCTGA
- the pstS gene encoding phosphate ABC transporter substrate-binding protein PstS, which produces MILAVAAAALLTAACGSGSGNESNPAGVSAQQITGAGSTFVYPVLSAWAADYQKQAGTKVNYQSIGSGGGITQVKAGTVDFGATDQPLSSDELAESHLAQFPIVIGGIVAVVNVPGLQPGQLKLTGPLLADIYAGKVKTWSDPAIVKLNPGLRLPSSAIAVVHRSDGSGTTFNFTHYLSQVSPSWKGSTGEGKTVSWPTGIGGKGNEGVAGYVKQVPNSIGYVEYAYVVQNRMTYALLQNAAGQFVSPGADSFSSAAASADWGATKDFNLVMTNAPGATAYPITATTFILMPRQPKDKAKSDAALSFFKYALKQGQSQAKALDYVPLPDALVKQIESYIGASL; this is translated from the coding sequence ATGATCCTGGCGGTTGCGGCCGCTGCCCTTCTGACCGCTGCGTGCGGCAGCGGGAGCGGCAACGAATCCAACCCGGCCGGAGTATCGGCGCAACAGATTACCGGCGCGGGCTCGACGTTTGTCTATCCGGTCTTGTCGGCCTGGGCTGCAGACTATCAGAAACAGGCCGGAACGAAGGTGAATTACCAGTCGATCGGGTCGGGCGGCGGGATCACCCAGGTGAAGGCGGGTACGGTCGACTTCGGCGCGACCGACCAGCCGCTTTCGTCGGATGAACTGGCCGAGAGCCATCTCGCGCAATTCCCGATCGTCATCGGTGGAATCGTCGCGGTCGTGAACGTTCCAGGGCTCCAGCCTGGGCAGCTGAAGCTGACCGGGCCGCTGCTCGCGGACATCTATGCAGGCAAGGTCAAGACCTGGTCCGACCCGGCGATCGTCAAGCTGAACCCGGGCCTCAGGCTGCCGTCTTCGGCAATCGCAGTCGTGCATCGCTCCGACGGTTCGGGGACGACCTTCAACTTCACCCATTACCTCAGCCAGGTCAGCCCGTCGTGGAAAGGCTCGACAGGCGAAGGGAAGACCGTTTCATGGCCGACCGGAATCGGCGGCAAGGGCAACGAAGGCGTTGCCGGCTACGTCAAGCAGGTCCCCAATTCCATCGGCTATGTCGAATATGCTTATGTCGTCCAGAACCGCATGACCTACGCGCTTCTGCAAAATGCGGCCGGACAGTTCGTCAGCCCCGGCGCGGACAGCTTCTCGAGCGCAGCCGCGAGCGCTGACTGGGGCGCGACCAAGGACTTCAACCTGGTGATGACCAATGCGCCGGGTGCGACCGCCTATCCGATCACCGCTACCACCTTCATCCTGATGCCCAGGCAGCCGAAGGACAAAGCGAAGTCGGATGCCGCGCTCAGCTTCTTCAAATATGCGCTGAAGCAGGGGCAGTCGCAGGCCAAGGCGCTCGATTATGTGCCTCTTCCCGACGCTCTGGTGAAGCAGATCGAATCGTACATCGGCGCCAGCCTCTAG
- the pstC gene encoding phosphate ABC transporter permease subunit PstC → MKPSPTAAPISGAGADRLFRLVTAGAAWLVLALLGGAAVSMAWGGRLAFETFGWGFITGRDWDAVAGNFGALVPIYGTLVTSAIALIIAVPISIGIALFLTDIAPRWAKGPIGVAIELLAAIPSIIYGMWGLFVFAPFMAAHVEPWLNERLGPLPVLGPLFTGPPIGIGLLTASIVLGIMIIPFITAVARDVFDAVPRSLKEAAVSLGSTRWEVLSRVTLPYTRSAIIGAIFLGLGRALGETMAVTFVLGNAHDLSPSLLMPSNSIAAAIANEFTEADTALYRSALIALAFLLFVVTFIVLSAAKLMLMRIGKTHGRVH, encoded by the coding sequence GTGAAACCCTCCCCCACAGCGGCGCCGATCTCCGGCGCCGGCGCTGACCGGCTGTTTCGCCTGGTCACCGCCGGCGCCGCTTGGCTTGTGCTCGCACTTCTCGGCGGCGCGGCGGTGTCCATGGCGTGGGGCGGGCGGCTTGCGTTCGAGACCTTCGGCTGGGGATTCATCACCGGCCGCGACTGGGACGCGGTCGCCGGAAATTTCGGGGCGCTGGTCCCGATTTACGGAACGCTGGTCACCTCTGCGATCGCGCTGATCATCGCCGTTCCGATCAGCATCGGGATCGCACTCTTCCTCACCGATATTGCGCCGCGCTGGGCCAAGGGACCCATCGGAGTCGCGATCGAGCTTCTCGCCGCGATCCCGAGCATCATCTACGGGATGTGGGGGCTGTTCGTGTTCGCGCCGTTCATGGCGGCGCACGTTGAGCCGTGGCTGAACGAGCGGCTCGGGCCGCTGCCGGTCCTCGGACCGCTTTTTACCGGTCCGCCCATCGGGATCGGCCTTCTCACGGCCTCGATCGTGCTCGGGATCATGATCATCCCCTTCATCACCGCCGTGGCACGCGACGTGTTCGACGCGGTTCCGCGCAGCTTGAAGGAAGCGGCGGTGTCGCTCGGCTCGACGCGCTGGGAAGTGCTAAGCCGAGTGACCCTTCCGTACACGAGGTCGGCGATCATCGGCGCGATCTTCCTCGGGCTCGGGCGGGCGCTGGGCGAGACGATGGCCGTGACGTTCGTCCTGGGCAACGCGCACGACCTTTCGCCCTCACTGCTGATGCCGAGCAATTCGATCGCCGCTGCAATCGCCAACGAGTTCACCGAGGCGGATACGGCGCTGTATCGCTCCGCGCTAATCGCGCTCGCCTTCCTCCTCTTCGTGGTCACCTTTATCGTTCTGAGCGCTGCCAAGCTGATGCTGATGCGCATCGGCAAGACTCACGGGAGAGTGCATTGA
- the pstA gene encoding phosphate ABC transporter permease PstA → MLLRRKAVDLLALLFAGAATVFGLTWLIWILWTTFSEGAAALSVSLFTEMTPAPGASGGLLNAFYGSAVMVLLALLIGTPVGIAAGTYLAEHGRHSRLAAAVGFINDILLSAPSIVIGLFVYELVVAPMGHFSGFAGALALAIILLPIVVRTSDESLRLVPNQIREAAFALGLPAWRITAQIIYKAALSGILTGVLLGLARIAGETAPLLFTALNNQFWSADIGQPLANVPVVIFQYAMSPYDEWQALAWAGALVLTVFVLALNLAVRFFARRGSR, encoded by the coding sequence ATGCTCCTGAGGCGCAAGGCCGTCGACCTTCTCGCCTTGCTGTTCGCAGGCGCCGCGACCGTGTTCGGTCTCACCTGGCTGATCTGGATCCTGTGGACGACGTTCTCCGAAGGTGCAGCGGCGCTCTCGGTTTCTCTGTTCACCGAAATGACTCCCGCGCCAGGAGCGAGCGGCGGCCTTTTGAATGCCTTCTACGGAAGCGCGGTCATGGTCCTGCTCGCGCTCCTCATCGGAACTCCGGTGGGAATCGCGGCGGGAACCTATCTCGCCGAGCACGGCCGCCATTCGCGCCTGGCCGCTGCCGTCGGCTTCATCAACGACATCCTGCTGAGCGCGCCGTCGATCGTCATCGGCCTCTTCGTCTACGAACTTGTGGTCGCGCCGATGGGCCATTTTTCCGGTTTCGCCGGGGCGCTGGCGCTAGCGATCATCCTGCTGCCGATCGTGGTGAGGACCAGCGACGAGTCGCTGAGGCTGGTCCCGAACCAGATCCGCGAAGCCGCCTTCGCGCTCGGCCTTCCCGCGTGGCGGATCACGGCGCAGATCATCTACAAGGCGGCGCTGAGCGGAATCCTCACGGGAGTCCTGCTCGGGCTCGCGCGGATTGCCGGCGAAACCGCGCCGCTCCTGTTCACCGCACTCAACAACCAGTTCTGGAGCGCGGACATTGGCCAGCCGCTGGCCAACGTTCCCGTGGTGATCTTCCAATATGCGATGAGCCCTTACGACGAGTGGCAGGCTCTTGCCTGGGCCGGAGCGCTCGTCCTCACCGTGTTCGTCCTGGCACTGAACCTGGCCGTGCGCTTCTTTGCGCGCAGGGGGAGTAGATGA